In one window of Oryza sativa Japonica Group chromosome 9, ASM3414082v1 DNA:
- the LOC4347240 gene encoding nuclear pore complex protein NUP58: MAFSFASPAPQNPFQTPAQAPSLSPSPFQFNLQQPQQQQQQPPPQQQAAPAAQPQQQQLMLYTTDGKPAGYNTKWEELHAESQKALLQIEDKIREYRDESERLDQCSRLHDSSISTVNFENDASEIAQELGGTTTMMEREKASVQELMTVVNEMMRNTEFAIRSYMMLRPRFIRPGAGANGGGSNPSGPAGAQSNQPVALAPTIDFYSGIPKRPSHFMQQTINRFEKYLGECCKWIAELEQLVQMENNKRQSASLESLPKVMSNVHDYFIYVASKVENLHQYVESLKTEYLHEQRRLGNANDPFLEANRREAAKQEAAARRVHPTLHLPAPVQPTTQIAGTVTSQPQQSLIPSGATSSSAFPSFSTPASAPSSSSLFSTPTTPTLSSNLFGTSGSAQLSTPFGTVSTPTLGSTPAPSGFGNTTPSFASTPALGGTSLFSTPFGGGATASGSSFGGTSKVRSKPRGRR, from the exons ATGGCGTTCTCCTTcgcctcaccggcgccgcagAATCCGTTCCAGACGCCGGCGCAGGCCCCGTCCCTGTCTCCTTCGCCGTTTCAGTTCAACctgcagcagccgcagcagcagcagcagcagccgccgccacagcaacaggcggcgccggccgcgcaaccgcagcagcagcagctgatgCTATATACGACGGACGGGAAGCCCGCGGGGTACAACACGAAGTGGGAGGAGCTTCACGCCGAGTCGCAGAAGGCGCTGCTCCAGATCGA GGATAAAATAAGGGAGTACAGGGACGAGAGCGAGAGGTTGGATCAGTGTTCTCGCCTTCATGACTCTTCAATCTCAACTGTCAATTTTGAGAATGATGCAAGTGAAATTGCTCAG GAACTTGGAGGGACAACCACCATGATGGAAAGAGAGAAGGCTTCCGTTCAAGAGTTAATGACTGTTGTGAATGAAATGATGCGAAACACAGAATTTGCTATTAGGTCATATATGATGCTGAGACCAAGATTTATCCGTCCAGGTGCTGGAGCAAATGGTGGTGGCTCAAATCCTTCTGGTCCTGCTGGAGCTCAGTCCAATCAGCCAGTAGCATTGGCTCCAACCATTGATTTCTATAGTGGTATCCCAAAGCGGCCTTCCCATTTTATGCAACAGACTATCAACAGGTTTGAGAAATATCTTGGAGAATGCTGCAAGTGGATCGCGGAGCTAGAGCAGCTTGTTCAAATGGAGAACAATAAAAGGCAATCAGCCTCATTAGAATCTCTACCGAAGGTTATGTCGAATGTGCATGATTATTTCATCTATGTTGCTTCTAAG gtgGAAAATCTTCATCAATATGTTGAGTCATTGAAAACTGAATATCTACATGAGCAGCGGCGATTGGGTAATGCCAATGATCCATTTTTAGAGGCAAATAGACGAGAAGCGGCTAAACAAGAAGCAGCTGCCAGAAGGGTACATCCAACATTGCATTTGCCTGCTCCTGTACAGCCCACAACTCAAATTGCTGGAACAGTGACGAGTCAACCACAGCAATCATTGATTCCTTCTGGAGCGACTTCTTCAAGTGCTTTTCCATCATTCAGCACTCCAGCTTCCGCTCCATCTTCTTCAAGTCTCTTTTCAACTCCAACAACTCCAACTCTATCCAGCAACCTTTTTGGTACATCTGGATCAGCCCAGCTGTCCACACCATTTGGGACAGTCTCTACTCCAACGCTTGGATCAACGCCGGCTCCATCTGGATTTGGGAATACAACTCCATCTTTTGCTTCAACGCCCGCTTTAGGTGGAACCTCACTGTTTTCTACGCCGTTCGGAG GTGGAGCTACAGCTTCAGGATCCAGCTTTGGTGGTACATCT AAAGTGCGGTCAAAACCTCGGGGCCGACGCTAG
- the LOC136351832 gene encoding zinc finger A20 and AN1 domain-containing stress-associated protein 12-like encodes MCTNGCGFFGSEATKNLCSKCYRDQLKEAASSAAVAAAAPDVANKEEEASTAAAAADEQLALCASSCGFFSSKETKNMCSKCYRDHLKATSPATATASTPNIIVPMTPAATAPTSSLKGKEEATAAASSSTAPAKPNRCVACRKKVGLQGQNCKQQLS; translated from the exons atgTGCACGAACGGGTGCGGGTTCTTCGGCAGCGAGGCGACCAAGAACCTCTGCTCCAAGTGCTACCGGGACCAACTCAAGGAGGCGGCGTCGTCAGCGGCGGTTGCCGCCGCGGCGCCTGACGTCGcgaacaaggaggaggaggcgagcacggccgccgccgccgccgacgagcagcTAGCGCTGTGCGCGAGCAGCTGTGGGTTCTTCAGCAGCAAGGAGACCAAGAACATGTGCTCCAAGTGCTACCGCGACCACCTCAAGGcgacgtcgccggccaccgccaccgcctccactcCCAACATCATCGTCCCCATGACTCCGGCCGCCACGGCGCCGACGTCGTCGCtcaaggggaaggaggaggcaaccgccgccgcatcatcgtcgacggcgccggcgaagccGAACAGGTGCGTGGCGTGCCGGAAGAAGGTGGGGCTGCAAGGGCAAAACT GTAAGCAGCAACTTTCTTAA